One stretch of Variovorax sp. 54 DNA includes these proteins:
- the yajC gene encoding preprotein translocase subunit YajC has translation MFISSAFAQTAPAAAGGGDMLSSLGSMLPLVLMFVVLYFVMIRPQMKRQKEARAMIEALAKGDEVATAGGVLGKITSISDQYLGLEIANGIEIKIQRSAVVQVLPKGAVKQ, from the coding sequence TTGTTCATTTCCTCTGCTTTCGCTCAAACCGCGCCCGCAGCCGCCGGTGGTGGCGACATGTTGTCCTCGCTGGGCAGCATGCTGCCGCTGGTGCTGATGTTCGTGGTGCTGTATTTCGTCATGATCCGCCCGCAAATGAAGCGCCAGAAAGAAGCCCGCGCCATGATCGAAGCCCTGGCCAAGGGTGACGAAGTCGCCACGGCCGGCGGCGTGCTCGGCAAGATCACGTCCATCAGCGACCAGTACCTCGGCCTCGAGATCGCCAACGGCATCGAGATCAAGATCCAGCGCAGCGCGGTGGTCCAGGTGCTGCCCAAGGGCGCCGTCAAGCAATAA
- the secF gene encoding protein translocase subunit SecF, whose product MEFFRIHKTIPFMRHALVLNIISFATFALALFFLFHRGLHLSVEFTGGTVMEVAYEQSADIGKVREAINKLGYPEVQVQNYGTSRDVQIRLPTQKGMSSDQQSAQVMQALKSVDPSATQRGIEVVGPQVGEELTTNGIKALAMVVIGIMIYLAFRFEWKFALSTVLANLHDVVIILGFFAFFQWEFSLAVLAAVLAVLGYSVNESVVIFDRVRENFRRYRKMTTTEVIDNAITSTISRTIITHGSTQLVVLSMFFFGGPTLHYFALALTIGICFGIYSSCFVAAAIAMWLGVKREDLIKGPVKRDGDPGGDDPNAGAVV is encoded by the coding sequence ATGGAATTCTTCCGCATCCACAAGACCATCCCGTTCATGCGCCATGCCCTGGTGCTGAACATCATCTCCTTCGCAACCTTTGCGCTGGCGCTGTTCTTCCTGTTCCATCGCGGACTGCACCTGTCGGTGGAGTTCACCGGCGGCACGGTGATGGAAGTGGCCTACGAGCAATCGGCCGACATCGGCAAGGTGCGTGAGGCGATCAACAAGCTCGGCTACCCCGAAGTGCAGGTGCAGAACTACGGCACCTCGCGCGACGTGCAGATCCGTCTGCCCACCCAGAAGGGCATGAGCTCCGACCAGCAGAGCGCGCAGGTCATGCAGGCGCTGAAGTCGGTCGACCCCTCGGCCACGCAGCGCGGCATCGAGGTCGTCGGGCCGCAGGTCGGCGAGGAGCTGACCACCAACGGCATCAAGGCGCTGGCCATGGTGGTGATCGGCATCATGATCTACCTGGCGTTCCGCTTCGAATGGAAGTTCGCGCTGTCCACCGTGCTGGCCAACCTGCACGACGTGGTGATCATCCTGGGCTTCTTCGCCTTCTTCCAGTGGGAGTTCTCGCTGGCGGTGCTGGCGGCGGTGCTGGCGGTGCTGGGCTACTCGGTGAACGAGTCGGTCGTGATCTTCGACCGCGTGCGCGAGAACTTCCGGCGTTACCGCAAGATGACGACCACCGAAGTCATCGACAACGCGATCACCTCGACCATCAGCCGCACGATCATCACCCACGGCTCCACGCAGCTCGTGGTGCTGTCGATGTTCTTCTTCGGCGGCCCGACGCTGCACTACTTTGCGCTGGCACTGACCATCGGCATCTGCTTCGGCATCTACTCGTCGTGCTTCGTGGCTGCCGCGATCGCGATGTGGCTGGGCGTGAAGCGTGAAGACCTGATCAAGGGCCCCGTCAAGCGCGACGGCGATCCGGGTGGCGACGACCCGAACGCCGGCGCCGTGGTCTGA
- the def gene encoding peptide deformylase, translated as MAKRIILSYPDKRLHTVAKPVQGVDARIKTLVADMLETMYDASGIGLAATQIDVHERVVVIDVSEERNEPIVLINPEITWASDEKVLNEEGCLSVPGIYDGVMRSTSVKVQALDADGNSHTIEADGLLAVCIQHELDHLLGKVFVEYLSPLKRNRIKSKLLKQRREDMKDARV; from the coding sequence ATGGCCAAACGAATCATTCTGAGTTACCCCGACAAGCGCCTGCACACGGTGGCCAAGCCGGTGCAGGGCGTGGACGCGCGCATCAAGACGCTGGTGGCCGACATGCTGGAAACGATGTACGACGCGAGCGGCATCGGCCTGGCCGCGACCCAGATCGACGTGCACGAGCGCGTGGTCGTGATCGACGTCTCCGAAGAGCGCAACGAGCCGATCGTGCTCATCAACCCCGAAATCACCTGGGCCAGCGACGAAAAAGTGCTCAACGAAGAGGGCTGCCTCTCGGTGCCCGGCATCTACGACGGCGTGATGCGCTCCACCTCGGTGAAGGTCCAGGCGCTCGACGCCGACGGCAACAGCCACACGATCGAGGCCGACGGCCTGCTGGCCGTGTGCATCCAGCACGAGCTTGACCACCTCCTGGGCAAGGTGTTCGTCGAATACCTGTCGCCACTCAAGCGCAACCGCATCAAGAGCAAGCTCCTCAAGCAACGGCGCGAGGACATGAAAGACGCACGGGTATGA
- the dprA gene encoding DNA-processing protein DprA, whose product MERAELAGWLRLSLTPGVGDGAARRLLAAFGLPDAIFAQPEATLGEVVSAAQAAALKQPPSGLQAQVDQTWQWLHPADDNTGGAVTRRVVTLGDAAYPGSLLEMVDPPLMLYVLGAAAFDLTQLGRSLAVVGSRNPTPQGASHARAFARALGEAGLPVVSGLALGIDGAAHLGALDAAGDAPVLATVAVVGTGLDRVYPARHRDLAHRITLQGLIVSELPLGTPPLTQNFPKRNRLIAGLARGTLVVEAALASGSLITARLTSEQGKEVFAIPGSIHSPQSRGCHALIRQGAKLVESVNDILEELPPLAPAARTPSTDTPSSAPEHPLLDALGFDPVSLDALSARTGWSAAMLQAKMLELELDGHVARLPGGLFQRAAVG is encoded by the coding sequence TTGGAACGCGCAGAACTCGCAGGCTGGCTGCGACTTTCACTGACACCAGGCGTCGGCGACGGCGCCGCACGCCGTCTGCTCGCGGCCTTCGGGCTGCCTGACGCGATCTTCGCGCAGCCCGAGGCGACGCTGGGCGAAGTCGTCAGCGCCGCCCAGGCCGCCGCGCTGAAGCAGCCGCCCTCCGGCCTGCAGGCGCAGGTCGACCAGACATGGCAATGGCTGCACCCCGCAGACGACAACACCGGCGGCGCCGTCACGCGCCGCGTCGTGACGCTCGGCGATGCCGCCTATCCGGGTTCGCTGCTCGAAATGGTCGACCCGCCGCTGATGCTCTACGTGCTCGGCGCCGCCGCCTTCGACCTCACGCAACTCGGCCGCAGCCTCGCCGTGGTCGGCAGCCGCAACCCGACACCGCAGGGCGCCAGCCACGCGCGCGCCTTCGCTCGGGCGCTGGGCGAAGCCGGCCTGCCCGTCGTCTCGGGACTGGCACTCGGCATCGACGGCGCGGCGCACCTGGGCGCGCTCGACGCGGCCGGCGACGCCCCGGTGCTCGCCACGGTGGCCGTGGTCGGCACCGGCCTGGACCGTGTGTACCCCGCGCGGCACCGCGACCTGGCGCACCGCATCACGCTGCAGGGGCTGATCGTGAGCGAGTTGCCGCTGGGCACGCCGCCGCTCACGCAGAACTTTCCCAAACGCAACCGCCTCATCGCGGGCCTGGCGCGCGGCACGCTGGTGGTCGAGGCAGCACTGGCGTCGGGCTCGCTCATCACCGCGCGCCTCACGTCGGAGCAGGGCAAGGAAGTGTTCGCGATCCCGGGCTCGATCCACTCGCCGCAATCGCGCGGCTGCCATGCACTGATCCGTCAGGGCGCGAAGCTGGTCGAGTCGGTGAACGACATCCTCGAAGAGCTGCCGCCGTTGGCCCCGGCCGCTCGCACGCCTTCCACCGACACGCCGTCGTCGGCCCCGGAACATCCGCTGCTCGACGCCCTCGGCTTCGACCCGGTGAGCCTCGACGCGCTGAGCGCGCGCACCGGCTGGAGCGCAGCCATGCTGCAGGCGAAGATGCTCGAGCTGGAGCTCGACGGGCATGTGGCGCGTTTGCCCGGCGGCCTGTTCCAAAGAGCAGCCGTCGGCTGA
- the secD gene encoding protein translocase subunit SecD translates to MNRYPVWKYAIIVIVLLVGLIYALPNFFGEAPAVQVSAAKTTVKVDAATQTRVEEALKTAGLTPDLVTLDAGSLRARFTTTDDQLKARDVVQRALVPDASDPPYTVALNLLSRSPKWLTSLHAFPMYLGLDLRGGVDFLLQVDMKGAIDKKAESFASDLRTTFRDKNIRGTQVSRNGQTVEVTFRDAASLETAKRLIVDQFPDLSTTDTQDGTNWRLTATIKPEAARRLQDAALKQNITTLHNRINELGVAEPVIQQQGLDRIVVQLPGVQDTAKAKEILGRTATLEMRMVDESAEGRAAELSGAPVPFGSEKFLDRSGRPVIVKKQVLVTGENLTDAQPGFDQQSNQPKVDLTMDAKGGRIMRDVSRENYKKRMAMLIFEKGKGEVLTAPSINGELGNRFQVSGSMTVAEASDLALLLRAGSLAAPMEIIQERTIGPTLGADNIEKGFKSVMYGFLAIMVFMCAYYALFGLFSSIALAVNLMLLVAILSMLQATLTLPGIAAMALAIGVAIDSNVLINERVREELRNGASPQAAIHAGYERAWGTILDSNVTTLIAGVALLAFGSGPVRGFAVVHCIGIVTSMFSAVFFSRGLVNFWYGQKKKLKTVSIGTVWRPKTDGSAVVETK, encoded by the coding sequence ATGAACCGTTACCCGGTCTGGAAGTACGCGATCATCGTGATCGTGCTACTCGTGGGGCTCATTTACGCCCTGCCCAATTTCTTCGGCGAGGCACCCGCGGTGCAGGTGTCCGCGGCCAAGACGACCGTCAAGGTCGATGCCGCCACCCAGACCCGGGTCGAGGAGGCGCTGAAGACCGCCGGCCTGACGCCCGACCTGGTGACACTCGACGCTGGCTCCCTGCGCGCCCGCTTCACCACCACCGACGACCAGCTCAAGGCGCGCGACGTCGTGCAGCGCGCCCTGGTGCCCGACGCCAGCGACCCGCCCTACACGGTGGCGCTGAACCTGCTGTCGCGTTCGCCGAAGTGGCTCACGTCGCTGCATGCGTTCCCGATGTACCTGGGCCTCGACCTGCGCGGCGGCGTCGACTTCCTGCTGCAGGTCGACATGAAGGGCGCCATCGACAAGAAGGCCGAATCGTTCGCGAGCGACCTGCGCACCACCTTCCGCGACAAGAACATCCGCGGCACCCAGGTCAGCCGCAACGGCCAGACCGTCGAGGTGACGTTCCGCGACGCGGCCTCGCTCGAGACCGCCAAGCGCCTGATCGTGGACCAGTTCCCCGACCTCAGCACCACCGACACGCAAGACGGCACCAACTGGCGCCTGACCGCCACCATCAAGCCCGAGGCGGCCCGCCGCCTGCAGGACGCCGCGCTCAAGCAGAACATCACGACCCTGCACAACCGGATCAACGAACTCGGCGTGGCCGAGCCGGTGATCCAGCAGCAGGGCCTGGACCGCATCGTCGTGCAGCTGCCCGGCGTGCAGGACACGGCCAAGGCCAAGGAAATCCTGGGCCGCACCGCCACGCTCGAAATGCGCATGGTGGACGAAAGCGCCGAAGGCCGCGCGGCCGAACTGAGCGGCGCGCCCGTGCCCTTCGGCTCCGAGAAATTCCTCGACCGCAGCGGCCGTCCGGTGATCGTGAAGAAGCAGGTGCTCGTCACCGGCGAGAACCTCACCGACGCCCAGCCCGGCTTCGACCAGCAGAGCAACCAGCCCAAGGTCGACCTGACCATGGACGCCAAGGGCGGCCGCATCATGCGCGACGTCAGCCGCGAGAACTACAAGAAGCGCATGGCCATGCTGATCTTCGAGAAGGGCAAGGGCGAAGTGCTCACGGCCCCCTCGATCAACGGCGAGCTGGGCAACCGCTTCCAGGTGTCGGGCTCGATGACGGTGGCCGAGGCCAGCGACCTCGCCCTGCTGCTGCGCGCCGGCTCGCTGGCCGCCCCCATGGAGATCATCCAGGAGCGCACCATCGGCCCGACGCTCGGTGCCGACAACATCGAAAAAGGCTTCAAGAGCGTGATGTACGGCTTCCTGGCCATCATGGTCTTCATGTGTGCCTACTACGCGCTGTTCGGCCTGTTCTCGTCGATCGCGCTGGCCGTGAACCTGATGCTGCTGGTCGCCATCCTGTCGATGCTGCAGGCCACGCTCACGCTGCCCGGCATCGCGGCCATGGCGCTGGCCATCGGCGTGGCCATCGACTCCAACGTGCTGATCAACGAGCGCGTGCGTGAAGAGTTGCGCAACGGGGCCTCGCCGCAGGCCGCCATCCACGCGGGCTACGAGCGCGCCTGGGGCACGATTCTCGACTCCAACGTGACCACGCTCATCGCGGGTGTCGCGCTGCTGGCCTTCGGCTCGGGCCCGGTGCGCGGCTTCGCGGTGGTGCACTGCATCGGCATCGTCACCTCGATGTTCTCGGCCGTGTTCTTCTCGCGCGGCCTCGTGAACTTCTGGTACGGCCAGAAGAAGAAGCTCAAGACCGTGTCGATCGGCACCGTCTGGCGGCCGAAGACCGACGGCTCGGCCGTGGTCGAAACCAAGTAA
- a CDS encoding DUF1631 family protein, translated as MSTARSASSLQLAREARERFVAATEGAIAPLAQAIRDRLTSVASDVGSARTMQESRDDLVAFQGHASQWVSLTQTGWRKALGTGPTGTTSSAPAALRLELIGDEVVESNILASRLAQTIHDKASFELSDLRLRIQHLEGTHELDARDVLKPETLAQLLVDQWLAAGLSREAWGRVQSIVQQALADVVVKAYENANAFLIAQGVMQEIDLKSFVRRAGDSGGGSTSSMGMPATSNMPMGHGVPGGAAMSHAQQPSSQPSQPQRPGFGFQASVPSSGPASSSMMGSSPLAFARQRAQTALLSLKRFVAARIGGEAGASQPGGVTGTGGGVAAPRVFSRTFAGAIADAEVAYRMAATQYMDGGGEQATLIQQTAVDLRRRTAELKKRAPTTADKATVEIVALMFQAILAEERIPFSARVWFARLQMPVLRVAIAEPEFFGTLQHPARMLIDRMGSCVMGFDAAAITGSALENEIKRVVQVIEQYPETGQRVFKLVFDEFVAFLSRYLTQSDATQRVMSVAQQVEQKETMAIQYTIELRKMLNDMPVRDEIREFLFKVWAEVLAIAALRYGAQGEHTVMLKRVASELVWAASAKPNRADRARVIQDLPQLLQRLRQGMDLLGIVGEPQEGHIKTIGATLTDAFMSKTEAIPQAKIEAMAERLAHLEDFVSDDGSASSLPLDAQSIELLLGVDATAIEVISDTAGVKVAEDMLAWTHELQVGNWFMLDHNDRVTQVQFVWRSDRKRLHLFASADGRSFLIQAGRLAMYLQAGLLVPAEEETLTVRATREALAKLDANPERLLN; from the coding sequence ATGAGCACTGCGCGGTCCGCCTCTTCCCTGCAGCTCGCACGCGAGGCGCGTGAGCGTTTCGTGGCGGCCACGGAAGGCGCCATCGCTCCCTTAGCCCAGGCCATCCGCGACCGGCTGACCTCGGTGGCGTCCGATGTCGGCAGCGCACGCACCATGCAGGAAAGCCGCGACGACCTCGTGGCGTTCCAGGGCCACGCCTCGCAGTGGGTGTCGCTCACGCAGACCGGCTGGCGCAAGGCGCTGGGCACGGGCCCGACGGGCACGACCTCGTCGGCCCCCGCGGCGCTGCGGCTGGAGCTCATCGGCGACGAGGTGGTCGAGAGCAACATCCTCGCCTCGCGCCTGGCGCAAACCATCCACGACAAGGCCAGCTTCGAGCTCAGCGACCTGCGCCTGCGCATCCAGCACCTCGAAGGCACGCACGAGCTCGACGCCCGGGACGTGCTGAAACCCGAGACGCTGGCCCAGCTGCTGGTGGACCAGTGGCTGGCCGCCGGCCTGAGCCGCGAGGCCTGGGGCCGCGTGCAGAGCATCGTGCAGCAGGCGCTGGCCGACGTGGTCGTGAAAGCCTACGAAAACGCCAACGCCTTCCTGATCGCGCAGGGCGTGATGCAGGAGATCGACCTCAAGAGCTTCGTGCGCCGCGCGGGTGATTCGGGCGGCGGCAGCACATCGTCCATGGGCATGCCGGCGACGTCGAACATGCCGATGGGCCACGGCGTGCCGGGCGGTGCGGCGATGTCGCACGCCCAGCAGCCATCGTCACAGCCATCGCAACCGCAGCGACCGGGCTTCGGCTTCCAGGCGTCGGTGCCGTCGTCGGGGCCGGCCTCCAGCTCGATGATGGGCAGCTCGCCGCTCGCCTTCGCGCGGCAACGCGCGCAGACCGCGCTGCTGAGCCTCAAGCGCTTTGTTGCCGCGCGCATCGGCGGCGAGGCCGGTGCCTCGCAACCGGGCGGGGTGACCGGCACCGGCGGCGGCGTGGCCGCGCCCCGCGTGTTCTCACGCACTTTTGCCGGTGCCATCGCCGATGCCGAGGTCGCCTACCGCATGGCGGCCACGCAGTACATGGACGGCGGCGGCGAGCAGGCCACGCTGATCCAGCAGACCGCGGTCGACCTGCGCCGGCGCACGGCCGAACTCAAGAAGCGCGCACCCACCACGGCCGACAAGGCCACGGTCGAGATCGTGGCGCTGATGTTCCAGGCCATCCTCGCGGAAGAGCGCATTCCGTTCTCCGCTCGCGTGTGGTTCGCACGGCTGCAGATGCCCGTGCTGCGCGTGGCCATCGCCGAGCCCGAATTCTTCGGCACCTTGCAGCACCCCGCGCGCATGCTGATCGACCGCATGGGCTCCTGCGTGATGGGCTTCGACGCCGCCGCCATCACCGGCAGCGCGCTCGAGAACGAGATCAAGCGCGTGGTGCAGGTGATCGAGCAGTACCCCGAAACCGGCCAGCGCGTGTTCAAGCTCGTGTTCGACGAGTTCGTCGCCTTCCTCAGCCGCTACCTCACGCAGAGCGACGCCACGCAGCGCGTAATGAGCGTGGCGCAGCAGGTCGAGCAGAAGGAGACGATGGCGATCCAGTACACCATCGAGTTGCGCAAGATGCTCAACGACATGCCGGTGCGCGACGAGATCCGCGAGTTCCTGTTCAAGGTCTGGGCCGAGGTGCTGGCCATTGCCGCGCTGCGCTACGGCGCACAGGGCGAGCACACCGTGATGCTCAAGCGCGTGGCCTCCGAGCTGGTCTGGGCCGCGAGCGCCAAGCCCAACCGCGCCGACCGCGCCCGCGTGATTCAAGACCTGCCGCAGCTGCTGCAACGCCTGCGTCAGGGCATGGACCTGCTGGGCATCGTCGGCGAGCCGCAAGAGGGCCACATCAAGACCATCGGCGCCACGCTGACCGACGCCTTCATGTCGAAGACCGAGGCCATTCCCCAGGCCAAGATCGAGGCCATGGCCGAGCGGCTGGCGCACCTCGAAGATTTCGTGAGCGACGACGGCAGCGCCTCCAGCCTGCCGCTCGACGCGCAGAGCATCGAGCTGCTGCTCGGCGTGGACGCCACCGCCATCGAGGTCATCTCCGACACCGCCGGCGTCAAGGTGGCTGAAGACATGCTCGCATGGACCCATGAGCTGCAGGTCGGCAACTGGTTCATGCTGGACCACAACGACCGCGTGACCCAGGTCCAGTTCGTCTGGCGCAGCGACCGCAAGCGGCTGCACCTGTTCGCCTCGGCCGACGGCCGCAGCTTCCTCATTCAGGCGGGGCGGCTGGCGATGTACCTGCAGGCCGGCCTGCTGGTGCCGGCCGAGGAAGAGACGCTCACCGTGCGCGCCACGCGCGAGGCGCTGGCCAAGCTCGATGCGAATCCCGAGCGACTGCTGAACTGA
- a CDS encoding DUF494 family protein, with translation MFEVLVFVYENYWRGDACPEPEQLGRKLSAHGFEAEEIRDALQWLDGLSLATQGLQFEHQASEGDDDNAITTARVTLGGAPDAALPQSSQSMRVYSPSEQEHLGAECLGFIRFLELSNVLPCGLREIVVERAMAAPGDPVALDELKIIVLMVHWSTGIEPDALVLDELCESREGRTAH, from the coding sequence ATGTTCGAAGTGCTCGTGTTTGTGTATGAAAACTACTGGCGCGGCGATGCCTGCCCCGAACCCGAACAGCTGGGCCGCAAGCTCAGTGCGCACGGTTTCGAGGCGGAAGAAATTCGCGACGCCCTGCAGTGGCTCGACGGCCTGAGCCTTGCCACGCAAGGCCTGCAGTTCGAACACCAGGCCAGTGAGGGCGATGACGACAACGCCATCACCACCGCCCGCGTCACGCTGGGCGGCGCGCCCGATGCGGCGCTGCCCCAGTCGAGCCAGTCGATGCGCGTGTACTCGCCGTCGGAGCAGGAACACCTCGGCGCCGAGTGCCTCGGCTTCATCCGTTTTCTTGAACTGTCGAACGTGCTGCCCTGCGGCCTGCGCGAGATCGTCGTCGAACGCGCGATGGCCGCGCCGGGCGACCCCGTGGCACTGGACGAACTCAAGATCATCGTGCTGATGGTGCACTGGAGCACCGGCATCGAGCCCGATGCGCTGGTGCTCGACGAACTCTGCGAGAGCCGCGAAGGCCGCACGGCGCACTGA
- a CDS encoding LysM peptidoglycan-binding domain-containing protein, which translates to MTQPSSTEHQRPTFFAFWTAALAVAGSCGATAAWAQTTYPVTPQQRATAQQTAQAGVPLSELSPKAPDEYTVKPGDTLWAISRLYLLRPWRWPELWGMNINDIQDPHRIYPGQVLYLDKSGGRARLTTRRGVSGGDGGTIKLSPRTRFDSLAGMALPTLNPSLIEPFLSEPIVVDANTLDAAPRIVAGNDSRVLLSRGDRAYARGNAESPLVEKPGPVQHYRIFRSATPLKDPGTGEILGYEAQYLGKAQLQRGESTTIETTGDKDVITVVPASIDIIASREEMRAGDRLLPEPPRQLLSYAPRAPSTQVDGRIISVYGNAVQYAAQNQVVAINKGTRDGVDNGHVLAILKNGETILDRTGARKETIKLPNERIGLLMVFRTFEKVSYALVLEINDTPRAGDFLVNP; encoded by the coding sequence ATGACACAGCCCAGCTCCACCGAACACCAGCGCCCGACCTTCTTTGCCTTCTGGACGGCCGCCCTGGCGGTGGCCGGCAGTTGCGGCGCCACGGCGGCCTGGGCGCAGACGACCTACCCGGTCACGCCCCAGCAGCGCGCCACCGCCCAGCAGACCGCCCAGGCGGGTGTGCCGCTGAGCGAGCTGTCGCCGAAGGCGCCCGACGAATACACGGTCAAGCCCGGTGACACGCTCTGGGCCATCTCTCGCCTGTACCTGCTGCGCCCCTGGCGCTGGCCGGAGCTCTGGGGCATGAACATCAATGACATCCAGGACCCGCACCGCATCTACCCGGGCCAGGTGCTGTACCTGGACAAGAGCGGCGGCCGCGCCCGCCTGACCACGCGCCGCGGCGTCTCTGGCGGCGACGGCGGCACCATCAAGCTGTCGCCGCGCACCCGCTTCGACTCGCTCGCGGGCATGGCCCTGCCCACGCTCAACCCGAGCCTGATCGAGCCCTTCCTCAGCGAGCCCATCGTGGTCGACGCCAACACGCTCGATGCCGCACCGCGCATCGTGGCCGGCAACGACAGCCGCGTGCTGCTGTCGCGCGGCGACCGCGCCTATGCGCGCGGCAACGCCGAATCGCCGCTGGTCGAAAAGCCGGGCCCGGTGCAGCACTACCGCATCTTCCGCAGCGCCACGCCGCTGAAAGACCCCGGCACCGGCGAGATCCTCGGCTACGAGGCGCAGTACCTGGGCAAGGCGCAGCTGCAGCGCGGCGAATCGACCACCATCGAGACGACCGGCGACAAGGACGTCATCACCGTCGTGCCGGCCAGCATCGACATCATTGCGTCGCGCGAAGAAATGCGCGCCGGCGACCGCCTGCTGCCCGAGCCGCCGCGTCAGCTGCTGAGCTATGCACCGCGCGCACCGTCCACGCAGGTCGACGGACGCATCATCTCGGTCTATGGCAATGCGGTGCAGTACGCGGCGCAGAACCAGGTCGTGGCCATCAACAAGGGCACGCGCGACGGCGTCGACAACGGCCACGTGCTGGCCATTCTGAAGAACGGCGAGACCATCCTCGACCGCACCGGCGCCCGCAAGGAAACGATCAAACTGCCGAACGAACGCATCGGCTTGCTGATGGTGTTCCGCACCTTCGAGAAAGTCTCGTACGCACTGGTGCTCGAAATCAACGACACTCCCCGCGCCGGCGACTTCCTCGTCAATCCCTGA